One Nymphaea colorata isolate Beijing-Zhang1983 chromosome 12, ASM883128v2, whole genome shotgun sequence genomic window, GAGAAGAAGTGATCGCTCAGATCATAGTTCGCCATTATCAGCCCCTTGCATGGGCTAAATGGTGCAGACGTCTTCCTAGGCTCGTAGGCACCATGAAAAGGATGAGAGATTTCTACATGGAAATCAGTTTCAATTTTGAGAGCTCTGTGATTCCATTCATCTCTAGGATTGCCCCCTCCGATACATACAAGATCTGGAAGAGGGGATCTAACTTGCGGGCGGATATGACGCTGGCTGGTTTCGACGGGTTTAAGATTCAGAGATCAGACCAAAGCATTCTGTTTCTTGGCGATGGTTCGGAAGATGGTCAAATTCCACCTGGATCACTGTGTATGATTTCACACAAGGACAAGgaaattatgaatgcattggATGGTGCTGGCTCTCAGGCTTCAGAGAAAGAAGTGGCACAAGAAGTTGCAGCTATGTCGCAGACTAATATTTTCAGACCTGGAATTGATGTCACTCAGGCTATCCTCCTTCCACAGCTAACTTGGAGGAGGCAGGAAAGGTCAGAGTTGGTTGGTCCATGGAGAGCAAAAGTGTATGATATGCACCATGTTGTTGTGAGTGTGAAGTCTAGGCGGGTACCTGGTGCGATGACAGATGAAGAGTTTTTCTCATCTTCCAATGCGAATGATACCGACACTGAAGACTACGAGGACATGCTAACAGAGGAGGAGAAGCGGCAATTGGAAGTCGTCCTGAAAATGGGGTCTTCCGAGACCATTGACGGCGATGGCGTCGGTGATGGTGTAGTCGGTCACAGACATAGTTGGTACGAGTCCAGGGATATCTCTGTGGAAGACCCGCTGAATGGGACAAAAATTGAGGGTAAGCAGGAGAAAAAAGGATGGTTTGGAAGTTGGGGAAAGCGTGGAGGGAAGAACGAGGGGCAGAAGAAAACTGTTGGCCCAAGAAGTTCTTTATGTGTTGATGAGAAGGTTAGTGATCTTCTCGGGGAATCACCATCTACAAATCAAAGCAAACCTGGAAGACATTCTGTGGAGGTTGTTCAGGTAGAGAATTTGCGAGGAGGTCGGGATAGGGAAACTAGAAAGGGGATTACAAGTTCAGAAAGTATGAACCGCAAAAAAGATGGTAGTCGTGAAAGTGAATACAAGAAAGGACTGAGACCTGTTCTCTGGCTCTCTCCTAATTTTCCACTTCAGACTGAAGAGATCTTGCCTCTTCTGGACATACTGGCCAACAAGGTCAAGGCCATCCGTCGGTTGAGAGAGCTGCTCACGACAAAGCTTCCTTCAGGGACTTTCCCAGTCAAGGTACGATACTTTCTTCTCCATGCGTCAAAGAGATCTGTAAATCTTAATGTCATATTCCTGTTGATTTATGTTGCGTATCTCATTTCTGTGGATCCTTCTTTGTGGAGTCTTGTTCGTCCTTCTCTGCTTCTGCAAGTGCTAATGGCTCAATTTCTACTGTTATCCTGTTAATTGTTGCTTTGCCTGCTAACTGTACATTTTATAGATGTAGGACCCTTGTGCTAATTGATGgcttttttgtgaaaataatgCTGATAGTGCTACTGTTGTCTTCTTTATACAATGCCCTGCTGATAGTGGTTAGCACAAAATGCTACAGGGAATTGAGTTAATGGATCGAAGGAACTTGACTAATGGACTTTTGGGTCCATTCGTAGAATATCCTTGAATTGCAATTAGGGCCGTCTTAGTTCTTCTAGAAAAAGTACAAGCTAGACTTAGAAAGTCGTATCTTACTGTTCTCATGTTTTATGGTACTCTTTCAGCTACCATGTTGGTCTGAACTTCTGACACCAGCAGTTTTCCTGCTTCGTATTCCTGGTGAATATCTGTCAAGCTGtgagttttcttctttctcaatcCATGTTGACAGCATGTGCAATGTGGAATTGATCCTTGGTTGGTCCATATTGGTGTTTTCAGTGTTCCCTATGGTCTTCTGAATTTCAGAGATTCAATCAATTTTGTGACTTGTCGTGTTCTAAGGTTGCATGTATGTGTCTGATATGTAAGGATTATTACTTCCTTTTGCCTTTAATAGACCAAGA contains:
- the LOC116266076 gene encoding uncharacterized protein LOC116266076 isoform X1, whose amino-acid sequence is MAALLPIDVSKYAHSPVHKAVATRDHATLRRIVSALPRLRDPSDIRTEAVSIAEEEKAEAISSVIDRRDVPNRETPLHLAVKLGDTTAAEILMAAGADWSLQNEQGWSSLQEAICAREEVIAQIIVRHYQPLAWAKWCRRLPRLVGTMKRMRDFYMEISFNFESSVIPFISRIAPSDTYKIWKRGSNLRADMTLAGFDGFKIQRSDQSILFLGDGSEDGQIPPGSLCMISHKDKEIMNALDGAGSQASEKEVAQEVAAMSQTNIFRPGIDVTQAILLPQLTWRRQERSELVGPWRAKVYDMHHVVVSVKSRRVPGAMTDEEFFSSSNANDTDTEDYEDMLTEEEKRQLEVVLKMGSSETIDGDGVGDGVVGHRHSWYESRDISVEDPLNGTKIEGKQEKKGWFGSWGKRGGKNEGQKKTVGPRSSLCVDEKVSDLLGESPSTNQSKPGRHSVEVVQVENLRGGRDRETRKGITSSESMNRKKDGSRESEYKKGLRPVLWLSPNFPLQTEEILPLLDILANKVKAIRRLRELLTTKLPSGTFPVKVAIPVVPTIRVLVTFTKFEELQPAEEFCTPPSSPENSRSTGKESPAVHSSSSWFQWIKAPYRQGSAMLSGPGSRVEDIQDPFAIPSDYRWIGLEEKKKKMQEKNKMKKKRSQNH
- the LOC116266076 gene encoding uncharacterized protein LOC116266076 isoform X2, with translation MAALLPIDVSKYAHSPVHKAVATRDHATLRRIVSALPRLRDPSDIRTEAVSIAEEEKAEAISSVIDRRDVPNRETPLHLAVKLGDTTAAEILMAAGADWSLQNEQGWSSLQEAICAREEVIAQIIVRHYQPLAWAKWCRRLPRLVGTMKRMRDFYMEISFNFESSVIPFISRIAPSDTYKIWKRGSNLRADMTLAGFDGFKIQRSDQSILFLGDGSEDGQIPPGSLCMISHKDKEIMNALDGAGSQASEKEVAQEVAAMSQTNIFRPGIDVTQAILLPQLTWRRQERSELVGPWRAKVYDMHHVVVSVKSRRVPGAMTDEEFFSSSNANDTDTEDYEDMLTEEEKRQLEVVLKMGSSETIDGDGVGDGVVGHRHSWYESRDISVEDPLNGTKIEGKQEKKGWFGSWGKRGGKNEGQKKTVGPRSSLCVDEKVSDLLGESPSTNQSKPGRHSVEVVQVENLRGGRDRETRKGITSSESMNRKKDGSRESEYKKGLRPVLWLSPNFPLQTEEILPLLDILANKVKAIRRLRELLTTKLPSGTFPVKVAIPVVPTIRVLVTFTKFEELQPAEEFCTPPSSPENSRSTGPGSRVEDIQDPFAIPSDYRWIGLEEKKKKMQEKNKMKKKRSQNH